The following coding sequences lie in one Alphaproteobacteria bacterium genomic window:
- a CDS encoding SDR family oxidoreductase — MAAHEAAGRALDGCRALVTGSTGGLGLTSAEGLARAGAAVMLHGLAPAAEVEPRRQQLAAETGAEVAYRSADLSSQAGVDDLVDGTSQSLGGIDILVNNAVVRHFASVVDFPTESWDASLAVNLSAAFFAIRRLLPSMRRNNFGRIFNIASVYGLRGTTDRVGYVATKSGLLGLTRAVALENLDCDVTCHCICPGSVLTPGTEGRVERIMAERNTDRGQAERIFLEGKQPGGNFVAPQSVSNLLVFLCGPVARDMTGATLPVEAGWLAS, encoded by the coding sequence ATGGCTGCGCATGAGGCGGCCGGCCGCGCATTGGACGGCTGCCGCGCGCTGGTCACCGGCTCGACCGGCGGCCTGGGGCTGACGAGTGCCGAAGGGCTCGCCCGCGCCGGCGCGGCGGTGATGCTGCACGGGCTGGCGCCGGCGGCCGAGGTCGAGCCGCGGCGGCAGCAGCTTGCCGCGGAGACCGGGGCCGAGGTCGCCTATCGCAGTGCCGACCTTTCGTCGCAGGCGGGCGTCGACGACCTGGTCGACGGTACAAGCCAAAGCCTCGGCGGCATCGACATCCTGGTCAACAATGCGGTGGTCCGCCATTTCGCGTCGGTCGTCGACTTCCCCACCGAATCCTGGGACGCCTCGCTGGCTGTCAACCTGTCGGCCGCCTTCTTCGCCATCCGCCGCCTGCTGCCTTCGATGCGGCGAAACAACTTCGGCCGCATCTTCAACATCGCGTCGGTCTATGGCCTGCGCGGAACGACCGACCGGGTCGGCTATGTGGCGACGAAATCGGGCCTGCTCGGTCTGACACGCGCCGTCGCCCTCGAGAATCTCGACTGCGACGTGACCTGTCACTGCATATGCCCGGGTTCGGTGCTGACGCCTGGCACCGAGGGCCGCGTCGAGCGCATCATGGCCGAGCGCAACACCGACCGCGGCCAGGCGGAGCGCATCTTTCTGGAGGGCAAGCAGCCCGGCGGCAACTTCGTCGCACCGCAAAGCGTGTCGAACCTGCTGGTATTCCTGTGCGGCCCGGTCGCGCGCGACATGACGGGGGCGACGCTGCCGGTCGAGGCCGGCTGGCTTGCCAGCTAG
- a CDS encoding N-acyl homoserine lactonase family protein, which produces MDDTYELFAVRYGHHDRNAAANFIGGDPHDGPMPLDYFVWAIVGRDRTFVFDTGFDAETGKRRRRDLLRPVGEGLKMIGVEPDSVQDVIISHMHFDHCGNHDLFPQARYHVQDAEMAYCTGRCMCHPFLRHAYDYGDVSSMLARLFAGRVSFHDGESQVAPNLTVHRIGGHTRGLQAVRVLTRRGWVVLGSDAAHFYANFEQYRPFPVVESATEMLEGYDTMRRLASSPRHIVPGHDPLVLTRYPTALDGVGDIVRLDLDPVA; this is translated from the coding sequence ATGGACGACACCTACGAGCTTTTCGCGGTCCGCTACGGCCACCACGACCGCAATGCCGCCGCCAACTTCATCGGCGGCGATCCGCACGACGGTCCGATGCCGCTGGACTATTTCGTCTGGGCGATCGTCGGCCGCGACAGAACCTTCGTGTTCGACACCGGCTTCGACGCCGAAACCGGCAAACGGCGCCGGCGCGACCTGCTGCGGCCGGTCGGCGAAGGCCTGAAAATGATCGGCGTCGAACCCGACAGCGTGCAGGACGTGATCATCTCGCACATGCACTTCGACCATTGCGGCAACCACGACCTGTTCCCGCAGGCGCGCTATCACGTGCAGGATGCGGAGATGGCCTATTGCACCGGGCGCTGCATGTGCCACCCGTTCCTGCGCCACGCCTACGACTATGGCGACGTGTCCAGCATGCTGGCGCGGCTGTTTGCCGGCCGCGTCAGCTTCCATGACGGCGAATCGCAGGTCGCGCCGAACCTGACCGTGCATCGCATCGGCGGCCATACCCGGGGCCTGCAGGCGGTGCGCGTGCTGACCCGCCGCGGCTGGGTCGTGCTCGGCTCGGACGCCGCTCACTTCTATGCCAATTTCGAGCAATATCGCCCCTTCCCGGTGGTCGAGAGCGCCACCGAGATGCTGGAAGGCTACGACACCATGCGCCGCCTCGCCTCGTCGCCGCGCCACATCGTTCCGGGCCACGACCCGCTGGTGCTGACGCGCTATCCGACGGCCCTCGACGGGGTCGGCGACATCGTGCGCCTGGATCTGGACCCGGTCGCCTGA
- a CDS encoding NAD(P)-dependent oxidoreductase: MSGTRIGFAGIGRMGAPLARRLLNAGHSVTVFDTNPVAVEALAAAGADSAASPAALAGICEVVLVSLPTPEIVEAVALGADGLSAGGSVRIVVDLSTTGSRVAKAVAAGLTAAGIAAVDCPVSGGVAGAEKGTLALMAACPAPVLEEIRPILECFGRVFHVGAEPGMGQTIKVINNLMSVTALSIASEALVLGAKAGIDPAKLVEVINAGSGASNATLTKIPKFVLTRSFDFGFALELSAKDVRLCLEESEAQGVPMIVGSAVRQLLTIAKGRLGGSADLTEIIKPIEEWSGVQVAG; this comes from the coding sequence ATGAGCGGCACCAGGATCGGATTTGCCGGCATCGGCCGGATGGGCGCCCCGCTCGCCCGGCGCCTGCTGAACGCCGGCCATTCGGTGACCGTGTTCGACACTAATCCCGTCGCAGTGGAGGCGCTGGCCGCAGCGGGCGCCGACAGCGCCGCCAGCCCCGCCGCTCTCGCCGGCATTTGCGAGGTGGTTCTGGTCTCGCTGCCGACGCCGGAGATCGTTGAGGCCGTGGCACTCGGTGCCGATGGCCTGAGTGCCGGCGGCAGCGTGCGCATCGTCGTCGACCTTTCGACCACCGGGTCGCGTGTCGCCAAGGCGGTCGCCGCGGGCCTCACCGCCGCCGGCATCGCCGCAGTCGACTGCCCGGTCAGCGGCGGTGTGGCCGGAGCCGAGAAGGGCACGCTGGCGCTGATGGCCGCCTGCCCGGCACCGGTGCTGGAGGAGATCCGGCCGATCCTCGAATGCTTCGGCCGGGTGTTCCACGTCGGCGCAGAGCCGGGCATGGGCCAGACCATCAAGGTGATCAACAACCTGATGTCGGTGACCGCACTGTCGATCGCCTCGGAGGCGCTGGTGCTCGGCGCCAAGGCGGGGATCGACCCGGCCAAGCTGGTCGAGGTCATCAATGCCGGCAGCGGCGCCTCCAACGCCACCCTGACCAAGATTCCCAAATTCGTGCTCACCCGCAGCTTCGACTTCGGTTTCGCGCTCGAGCTGTCGGCCAAGGACGTCCGCCTCTGCCTTGAGGAGAGCGAGGCGCAGGGGGTGCCGATGATCGTCGGCAGCGCGGTCAGGCAGCTGCTGACCATCGCCAAGGGCAGGTTGGGCGGCAGCGCCGACCTGACCGAGATCATCAAGCCGATCGAGGAATGGTCCGGCGTCCAGGTCGCAGGCTGA
- a CDS encoding MmgE/PrpD family protein → MTEPGQSRRLATFVADSDPADLPVAVRDHVLRLVLNGFGTAIGGAADQALHNLARAVLPFSASPQATVIGTDVRADMPTAAFLNAAALNVFDFDDNHAGTVIHPTAPVLPAALALAETREVGGAALLHAVALGIEVACRIGTAVSPGHYDRGWHITATCGVFGAAAAASRLLGLDATRTLWAFGNAAAQAAGLVETLGHMAKSVGVGGAARNGLMAALMAQAGVAGPDRPLEGPRGFLRVCCDAPRPERIDAELGTRWEMLQVMLKPYPCGVVLNPVVDACLALRADPAFAAERVERIRVRGNPLLKARTDRPGVVTGREAQVSAQHAAAVALVRGSAGLADFADAAVRDPAVRALAARVATVEADDTMPVEAASVATEMVDGSRIQSAVALSRGNPGRPIADADLSAKFAALARHGAPGVNADRLAAALWRLSDIDRVAPLMALARPPLP, encoded by the coding sequence GTGACCGAGCCCGGCCAGTCGCGCAGGCTGGCGACCTTCGTCGCCGACTCCGACCCGGCCGACCTGCCGGTCGCCGTCCGCGACCACGTGCTCAGGCTCGTGCTCAACGGCTTCGGCACCGCGATCGGCGGCGCGGCGGACCAGGCGCTGCACAACCTCGCCCGGGCCGTACTGCCGTTCTCGGCGAGCCCGCAGGCCACGGTGATCGGCACGGACGTGCGGGCGGACATGCCGACGGCTGCCTTCCTCAATGCCGCCGCGCTCAACGTGTTCGACTTCGACGACAACCACGCCGGCACGGTCATCCATCCGACCGCGCCGGTGCTGCCGGCGGCGCTGGCGCTGGCCGAGACGCGGGAGGTCGGCGGCGCGGCCTTGCTCCACGCGGTCGCCCTCGGCATCGAGGTGGCATGCCGGATCGGCACCGCCGTGTCGCCGGGCCACTACGATCGCGGCTGGCACATCACTGCCACCTGCGGCGTGTTCGGCGCCGCCGCTGCCGCATCCCGCCTGCTCGGTCTCGACGCCACCCGCACCCTGTGGGCGTTCGGCAATGCCGCGGCCCAGGCCGCCGGGCTGGTCGAGACGCTCGGCCACATGGCCAAGAGCGTCGGTGTCGGCGGCGCCGCGCGCAACGGGCTGATGGCGGCGTTGATGGCGCAGGCGGGAGTCGCCGGCCCGGACCGGCCGCTGGAGGGGCCGCGCGGATTCCTGCGCGTCTGCTGCGACGCGCCGCGGCCCGAACGCATCGATGCCGAACTCGGCACCCGGTGGGAAATGTTGCAGGTCATGCTCAAGCCCTATCCCTGCGGCGTCGTGCTGAACCCGGTCGTCGATGCCTGCCTGGCCCTGCGGGCCGATCCGGCCTTCGCCGCCGAGCGCGTGGAACGGATCCGGGTCCGCGGCAACCCCCTGCTGAAGGCGCGCACCGACCGGCCCGGCGTCGTCACCGGTCGCGAGGCCCAGGTCAGCGCCCAGCATGCGGCGGCCGTCGCGCTGGTGCGCGGCTCCGCCGGACTGGCCGACTTTGCCGACGCGGCGGTGCGCGACCCCGCGGTGCGGGCGCTCGCCGCTCGCGTGGCGACCGTCGAGGCCGACGACACCATGCCGGTCGAGGCCGCGAGCGTTGCGACCGAGATGGTCGACGGCAGCCGGATCCAGTCGGCGGTGGCGCTGAGCCGGGGCAATCCCGGCCGTCCGATCGCCGACGCAGACCTCTCCGCCAAGTTCGCCGCGCTCGCCCGCCACGGCGCGCCCGGCGTGAATGCCGACCGCCTCGCCGCGGCGCTGTGGCGGCTTTCCGACATCGACCGCGTGGCGCCGCTGATGGCGCTTGCGCGGCCGCCCCTGCCCTGA
- a CDS encoding carboxymuconolactone decarboxylase family protein, which translates to MTSRRPEFQGEKFDHGLAIRREVLGDAYVDKSLSAATDYSAPLQKLITEWCWGEIWGRPGLDRRLRSVLNLGMTMALNRPAEFKAHARGALNNGVSRAEIVEIVLQGAIYCGAPASLDAMRIAQALFDEIDAQAEAGG; encoded by the coding sequence ATGACCAGCCGCCGCCCGGAATTCCAGGGCGAGAAGTTCGACCACGGCCTCGCCATCCGCCGCGAGGTTCTCGGCGACGCCTATGTCGACAAGTCGCTGTCCGCCGCCACCGACTATTCGGCGCCGCTGCAGAAGCTGATCACCGAGTGGTGCTGGGGCGAGATCTGGGGACGGCCCGGCCTGGACCGGCGCCTGCGCAGCGTGTTGAACCTGGGCATGACCATGGCGCTGAACCGGCCGGCAGAGTTCAAGGCCCACGCCCGCGGCGCCCTGAACAACGGCGTCAGCCGCGCGGAAATTGTCGAGATCGTGCTGCAGGGCGCGATCTACTGCGGCGCGCCGGCCTCGCTGGACGCGATGCGGATCGCCCAGGCGCTGTTCGACGAGATCGACGCCCAGGCCGAGGCCGGCGGCTGA
- a CDS encoding MFS transporter, which produces MAASPDSQATQWRIVWLVFVAGVLAAAQIGKLPPTLTLVRAELDAGLVLGGWIASTISVVGFATGLVAGAIADRIGIGRVIAFGLLSLAVGSIAGALATSAELMLAARAIEGLGFTATTVTGTAIIARATSTLDRRRVLGFWSIYMPAGFAGMLLLSAGAVDALGWRGLWVLNAGLCLVWAAVLWRTLSRWSPGRASFSSARSILSDMGHVVTRAGGLLVAGAYALYAAQHIALMSWLPTYVGEAYHVGALTTAAVPALVLAFNAGGNFLAARALGLGWPIWLLLSIGAGGMVLTEAGIYLNGAAGHPLLHLAFAVGFGVAGGLVPASSLASAPVYAPTLAQVGAMSGLMVMATNAGQLFGPPALAAARIDAGGWIGALWLMLCMSAAGLVLALLSRASERRVVRTG; this is translated from the coding sequence ATGGCGGCCAGCCCGGATAGCCAGGCGACACAATGGCGGATTGTCTGGCTCGTCTTCGTTGCAGGCGTTCTCGCCGCTGCGCAGATCGGCAAACTGCCACCCACCCTGACGCTGGTCCGCGCAGAGCTTGACGCCGGGCTGGTTCTCGGCGGGTGGATCGCCTCCACGATTTCGGTCGTCGGATTCGCGACGGGTCTCGTAGCCGGCGCGATCGCCGACCGTATCGGCATCGGCAGGGTCATCGCGTTCGGACTGCTGTCGCTGGCCGTTGGCAGTATTGCCGGCGCGCTGGCGACGAGCGCGGAATTGATGCTCGCCGCGCGCGCGATCGAGGGCCTGGGTTTCACCGCGACCACCGTAACAGGGACGGCAATCATCGCGCGGGCGACATCCACGCTCGACAGGAGGCGAGTGCTGGGATTCTGGTCGATCTACATGCCCGCGGGGTTCGCCGGCATGTTGCTGCTGTCCGCCGGCGCCGTCGACGCGCTGGGCTGGCGAGGCCTGTGGGTCCTGAACGCCGGTCTGTGCCTGGTCTGGGCGGCCGTGCTGTGGCGGACGCTTTCGCGCTGGTCGCCGGGTCGCGCGTCCTTCTCGTCCGCTCGGTCGATCCTGTCGGACATGGGGCATGTCGTGACCCGTGCCGGCGGCCTGTTGGTTGCCGGGGCCTATGCACTCTATGCGGCGCAGCACATTGCCCTGATGAGCTGGCTGCCGACCTATGTCGGGGAAGCCTACCATGTGGGGGCCTTGACGACGGCGGCCGTTCCCGCGCTCGTGCTCGCGTTCAATGCCGGCGGGAACTTTCTCGCCGCCCGCGCGCTCGGCCTCGGATGGCCGATCTGGCTGCTGCTCAGCATCGGGGCCGGCGGCATGGTCCTGACCGAGGCCGGGATCTATCTCAACGGCGCTGCGGGCCACCCGCTGTTGCATCTGGCATTCGCTGTCGGCTTCGGCGTCGCCGGAGGCCTCGTGCCGGCATCTTCCCTGGCGTCCGCGCCGGTCTATGCGCCCACCCTTGCGCAGGTCGGCGCGATGAGCGGGCTCATGGTGATGGCGACCAACGCCGGGCAGCTGTTTGGCCCGCCGGCGCTTGCCGCGGCGCGGATCGACGCCGGTGGCTGGATCGGCGCACTTTGGCTGATGCTGTGCATGTCGGCCGCCGGCCTCGTGTTGGCGTTGCTGTCCCGAGCCAGCGAGCGCCGGGTTGTCCGCACCGGCTGA
- a CDS encoding biotin-dependent carboxyltransferase family protein translates to MIEVLEPGLETSVQDFPGRLGYWEQGFPPSGPFDMWSHRLANVLVGNGQDAATLECQFLGPRLKFQRDSVIAVTGADMAPRLDGMALPLWECVAVRAGQELRFGAAQVGARAYIAIAGGIDTPRVLGSRSTFHMAGVGGIEGHALKAGQVIPVGGSDGAPVGARVRDDRRPAIDGAREWTIEVVAGPNDDWIDAAAHAMFLSSPWTLSAKSNRTGLRLSGPEWTFSEVATSKRPEHGQDPSNVLDHGYPMGAVNLCGQTPIILVVDGPSTGGFINPYTVPSAALWKLAQSRPGDVYRFTVVTVQEAQAMRRRIDGFCTAESLG, encoded by the coding sequence ATGATCGAGGTTTTGGAGCCGGGTCTTGAGACCAGCGTGCAGGATTTTCCCGGACGGCTTGGCTATTGGGAGCAGGGCTTCCCGCCGTCCGGCCCCTTCGACATGTGGTCGCATCGGCTGGCCAACGTGCTGGTCGGAAATGGACAGGATGCGGCGACTCTGGAGTGCCAGTTTCTCGGTCCTCGGCTGAAATTCCAGCGCGACAGCGTCATCGCGGTCACCGGCGCCGACATGGCGCCGCGGCTCGACGGTATGGCCCTGCCGCTATGGGAATGCGTGGCCGTGCGTGCCGGCCAGGAGCTGCGCTTCGGTGCCGCGCAGGTCGGTGCGCGTGCCTACATCGCCATTGCCGGCGGCATCGACACGCCTCGGGTTCTCGGCTCGCGTTCGACATTCCACATGGCGGGCGTCGGCGGCATCGAGGGACACGCGCTGAAGGCCGGACAAGTCATTCCCGTCGGTGGGTCGGACGGCGCACCCGTCGGTGCCCGCGTGCGCGACGACCGCCGACCGGCGATCGACGGCGCGCGCGAATGGACGATCGAGGTGGTGGCCGGCCCCAACGACGACTGGATCGACGCCGCCGCCCACGCGATGTTCCTGTCCAGCCCGTGGACGTTGTCGGCAAAGAGCAACCGCACCGGGCTCAGGCTGAGCGGGCCCGAATGGACATTCTCCGAGGTCGCCACCAGCAAGCGGCCGGAGCACGGGCAGGATCCTTCGAACGTCCTCGATCACGGCTATCCGATGGGGGCGGTCAATCTTTGCGGTCAGACTCCGATCATCCTGGTCGTCGACGGTCCCAGCACCGGAGGATTCATCAATCCCTACACCGTTCCGTCCGCCGCGCTGTGGAAGCTCGCCCAGTCGCGGCCTGGCGACGTCTACCGGTTCACCGTGGTCACGGTCCAGGAGGCCCAGGCCATGCGGCGCCGCATCGATGGCTTCTGCACCGCGGAGTCGCTGGGCTGA
- a CDS encoding allophanate hydrolase subunit 1, translating to MIFDEPVFRPGGDRCIEVYFGDEMSFDLNFLVHSVCGLIRQGGIAGIIELIPEMASMQVSYDPDRIAYDDVVAEIMALFGTIGSLEELELDSRMFYVPTLYFDPWTRECVDDYRAKIAEKEWDGDYLVRLNGLTGLDQLLRVHSASDYWVAALGFWPGLCSLMPLDPRSRLIAPKYNPPRTWTPKGTIGHGGAITCIYPDRTPGGYQIFARTPMPIWDRDQRLRAFRESLALFRPGDRVRFEPIDREEFDYIDAKVRDGSYVHNCVEYQRFSIKNYHAWLATIDETERPF from the coding sequence ATGATTTTCGACGAGCCGGTGTTCCGCCCGGGCGGAGACCGCTGCATCGAAGTCTATTTCGGCGACGAAATGAGCTTCGATCTGAACTTCCTGGTGCACAGTGTTTGCGGGCTCATACGCCAGGGCGGGATTGCTGGCATCATCGAGCTCATCCCGGAAATGGCCTCGATGCAGGTCAGCTACGACCCCGATCGCATCGCCTATGACGACGTGGTTGCCGAGATCATGGCGCTGTTCGGAACGATCGGCTCGCTGGAGGAGCTCGAACTCGACAGCCGGATGTTCTATGTGCCGACGCTGTATTTCGACCCCTGGACGCGGGAATGCGTCGACGACTATCGCGCCAAGATCGCCGAGAAGGAGTGGGACGGCGATTATCTGGTGCGTCTCAACGGTCTCACCGGGCTCGACCAGTTGCTGCGGGTGCATTCGGCGAGCGACTACTGGGTGGCCGCCCTCGGCTTCTGGCCGGGCCTGTGTTCGCTAATGCCGCTCGACCCGCGAAGCCGGCTGATCGCGCCCAAGTACAATCCGCCGCGGACGTGGACGCCCAAGGGCACGATCGGGCACGGCGGCGCGATCACCTGCATCTACCCGGACAGGACGCCCGGCGGCTATCAGATCTTCGCCCGCACGCCGATGCCGATCTGGGATCGCGACCAGCGCTTGCGGGCATTCCGGGAGTCGCTGGCGTTGTTTCGGCCCGGCGATCGCGTGCGGTTCGAGCCGATCGACCGGGAAGAGTTCGACTATATCGACGCGAAGGTGCGGGACGGCAGCTATGTCCACAACTGCGTCGAATACCAGCGCTTCTCGATCAAGAACTACCATGCCTGGCTGGCGACGATCGACGAGACGGAGCGTCCATTCTAG
- the pxpA gene encoding 5-oxoprolinase subunit PxpA, translating to MAITINCDMGEAFGIYKMGDDEACMPFVTHANVACGFHASDPRVMWRTVRAAKKHGVAIGAHPGLPDREGFGRREIRLGRDETAAMVLYQIGALQGFLAAEGVALSHFKPHGALFGMAMKDPDVANGIADAAEVFGVPVIGFANCVQEDVYKERGIPYSCEFYADLDYDDRGWQIITMQHDPVTPAEAAARVMRAVNEGVTRSVNGKDVPVRADSICVHSDTPGAVAVAQAVYEALGPMLNRTLTR from the coding sequence ATGGCGATCACGATCAACTGCGACATGGGCGAGGCGTTCGGCATCTACAAGATGGGCGACGACGAGGCCTGCATGCCCTTTGTGACCCACGCCAACGTCGCCTGCGGCTTTCACGCCTCCGATCCCAGGGTGATGTGGCGCACCGTCCGGGCGGCGAAGAAGCACGGCGTCGCGATCGGTGCGCATCCCGGCCTGCCGGATCGCGAAGGGTTCGGCCGGCGCGAGATCCGGCTCGGCCGCGACGAAACGGCCGCGATGGTGCTTTACCAGATCGGCGCCCTGCAGGGATTCCTTGCCGCCGAGGGCGTTGCCCTTAGCCATTTCAAGCCGCACGGCGCCCTGTTCGGCATGGCGATGAAGGACCCCGACGTCGCGAACGGGATCGCCGATGCCGCCGAGGTGTTCGGCGTACCGGTCATCGGCTTCGCCAACTGCGTCCAGGAGGACGTCTACAAGGAACGGGGAATACCCTATTCCTGCGAGTTCTATGCCGACCTCGACTACGACGACCGCGGCTGGCAGATCATCACCATGCAGCACGATCCAGTCACGCCGGCGGAAGCGGCGGCGCGCGTCATGCGCGCGGTCAACGAGGGCGTGACGCGGTCGGTCAACGGCAAGGACGTGCCGGTGCGCGCGGACAGCATCTGCGTGCACAGCGACACGCCCGGAGCCGTTGCCGTCGCGCAGGCGGTGTACGAGGCGCTCGGGCCGATGCTGAACCGCACGCTGACGCGATGA
- a CDS encoding hydantoinase/oxoprolinase family protein — translation MVADATGALRVFKAPSTPGSFERGFIDVLEVAAEHYGLDLRSFLGRVESIVHGSTVSTNALVEGKTRPVGFVTNAGFPDTLTLREAPRKRSFEWRLRYPEPYVPRNRTCTVRGRIAADGSELVPLDEADVHAAIAHFRKVGVEAVGVCFLWSIANGAHERRVREIIRAEWPGVPVTLSHELNPIPREYRRAISAVIDASLSPIVSSYVQVLQEALQTAGYTRELLMANCVGGMMPPDEIVRKPIYSVMSGPTLAPIAAQHLTDEQDVIVGDMGGTTFDVSAIRGGQLVVTAEAMIGDDMLGIPKVDVRSIGAGGGSIAWVDVGGLLRVGPQSAGARPGPACYGLGGEEPTVTDANVVLGVIDPDYFLGGRIRLDRAAAEAAVRKIADTLSIGLIDAAYAIHTTSNHNMITAIEDITIREGINPRDSYLVCGGGATACHIGEMASVLGIKRLMIPKFAAGLSAFGGLISDVRWEESATLHTDQRRFDLDGVNKILEGLRQRGVAFLDRAGIAPEDRRFAYVYLGRYEYQSWEIEVPFELDSGAIAASDIQRLVKAFHDTHYRIYTIKDEDDTVEFTTWKVRAIGVNTQRALHLRQSATATSGAATPKSTRPVHIHSLGGMTDVPVYEGDTLGVGARIEGPAIIEEQTFTSLLLDRQSAEVDALGNYLVRLG, via the coding sequence GTGGTTGCCGACGCGACCGGTGCATTGCGCGTGTTCAAGGCGCCGTCGACGCCCGGTTCCTTCGAGCGCGGTTTCATCGATGTCCTTGAAGTCGCGGCCGAGCATTACGGCCTCGATCTGCGCAGCTTCCTCGGCAGGGTCGAGTCCATCGTGCACGGCTCGACCGTTTCGACAAATGCGCTCGTCGAGGGCAAGACCCGGCCGGTCGGCTTCGTCACCAACGCCGGCTTCCCCGACACACTGACGCTGCGCGAGGCGCCGAGGAAGCGCTCCTTCGAATGGCGGCTGCGCTATCCCGAACCCTATGTGCCGCGCAACCGCACGTGTACCGTGCGCGGTCGGATCGCGGCCGACGGCAGCGAGCTTGTGCCGCTCGACGAGGCCGACGTCCATGCGGCGATCGCCCATTTCCGCAAGGTGGGCGTGGAGGCCGTCGGCGTCTGCTTTCTCTGGTCGATCGCCAACGGCGCGCACGAGCGCAGGGTGCGTGAGATCATCCGGGCCGAATGGCCGGGCGTCCCGGTCACGCTCAGCCACGAGCTCAACCCGATCCCCCGCGAATATCGTCGCGCGATCTCGGCGGTCATCGACGCCAGCCTGAGCCCGATCGTCAGCTCCTACGTGCAGGTCCTGCAGGAAGCCCTGCAGACGGCCGGCTACACGCGCGAACTGCTCATGGCAAACTGCGTCGGCGGCATGATGCCGCCCGACGAGATCGTCCGCAAACCGATCTACAGCGTGATGTCGGGACCGACGCTTGCGCCGATCGCCGCGCAGCACCTGACCGACGAGCAGGACGTCATCGTCGGCGACATGGGCGGCACGACCTTCGACGTGTCGGCGATCCGCGGCGGGCAACTGGTCGTCACCGCCGAAGCGATGATCGGCGACGATATGCTCGGCATCCCGAAGGTGGACGTCCGCTCGATCGGCGCCGGCGGCGGCAGCATCGCCTGGGTCGACGTCGGCGGGCTGTTGCGGGTCGGGCCGCAAAGCGCCGGCGCCCGGCCGGGGCCGGCATGCTACGGCCTCGGCGGCGAGGAACCGACGGTGACCGACGCCAATGTGGTGCTCGGCGTCATCGATCCGGATTATTTCCTCGGCGGCCGGATCAGGCTCGACCGGGCGGCGGCCGAGGCCGCGGTCCGGAAGATCGCGGACACCCTTTCGATCGGCCTGATCGACGCCGCCTATGCCATCCATACCACCAGCAATCACAACATGATCACCGCGATCGAAGACATCACGATCCGCGAGGGCATCAACCCGCGCGACAGCTATCTCGTATGCGGTGGCGGTGCCACGGCCTGCCATATCGGCGAAATGGCCTCGGTGCTGGGGATCAAGCGCCTGATGATCCCGAAATTCGCGGCGGGGCTGAGCGCGTTCGGCGGGCTGATCTCCGACGTCCGCTGGGAGGAAAGCGCAACACTTCACACCGATCAGCGGCGCTTCGACCTCGATGGCGTGAACAAGATCCTCGAAGGCTTGCGGCAACGTGGCGTCGCTTTTCTCGACAGGGCCGGCATCGCGCCCGAGGACCGGCGCTTCGCATATGTCTATCTCGGGCGCTACGAATATCAGTCGTGGGAGATCGAAGTTCCGTTCGAGCTCGACAGCGGCGCAATCGCGGCCTCGGACATCCAGCGGCTGGTGAAGGCGTTCCACGACACGCACTATCGCATCTACACGATCAAGGACGAGGACGACACGGTCGAGTTCACGACCTGGAAGGTGCGCGCCATCGGCGTCAACACGCAGCGTGCGCTGCATCTGAGGCAGTCCGCCACCGCCACGTCGGGTGCGGCGACACCGAAGTCGACCCGACCGGTCCACATCCATTCCCTTGGCGGCATGACGGATGTCCCGGTCTACGAAGGCGATACCCTCGGCGTCGGCGCTCGGATCGAGGGACCCGCCATCATCGAAGAGCAGACATTCACCAGTCTGTTGCTCGACCGGCAGAGCGCGGAGGTGGATGCCCTCGGCAATTATCTGGTGCGGTTGGGGTAG